One Gloeothece verrucosa PCC 7822 DNA window includes the following coding sequences:
- a CDS encoding PrsW family glutamic-type intramembrane protease has translation MKNCLHCGSNNSDTARYCLNCGNMLASDTHQLTLHWRENGIEKTRSIDINDSTNKKAGTIRLGRDPDLCDIVLSDPKVSRLHSQITFNSPQNQFLIENLRENNPILINKQKLVRGSQPLNNGNTITLGDTQLRFMGNDLMPQVSATSLNVEVGRNPTSTLSISMLLPIISTKKDLRQQPYFVPGVITVIWVVLLLSSLGNAVLFNFLIALFLGFGGFYFIYKLCGKRKPWWVLLIPVMLTPILLFTPLWSLFIWFFRDLLPGKALQEHSGFLSTFTAQFFGAGLAEELFKALPLFILMGLSQKFNLPRLAIQDPLDGIVLGAASGLGFTLLETLGQYIPDAVQQGGELIGLQLLIVRIVGSVFGHMAYSGYFGYYIGLSVIKPRRRWKILATGYLIAATTHALWNTSALLGVWALGLVGILAFCLLTGAILRARKMG, from the coding sequence ATGAAAAACTGTCTCCATTGTGGTTCCAATAATTCTGATACCGCCAGATATTGTCTCAATTGTGGAAATATGCTGGCTTCTGATACTCATCAACTGACGCTACATTGGCGAGAAAATGGAATAGAAAAAACACGCTCTATAGATATCAATGATTCCACCAACAAAAAAGCAGGTACCATTCGCCTAGGACGAGACCCAGACCTGTGCGATATTGTGCTGAGTGACCCCAAAGTGTCAAGGTTGCACAGTCAAATTACTTTTAATTCCCCTCAAAATCAATTTTTGATCGAAAATTTACGAGAAAATAATCCTATATTAATTAATAAGCAAAAACTGGTTCGGGGTTCTCAACCTTTAAACAATGGTAACACCATTACTCTAGGCGATACCCAACTGCGATTCATGGGTAATGATTTAATGCCTCAAGTATCGGCTACTTCCTTAAACGTAGAAGTCGGGCGAAACCCCACAAGCACTTTATCTATCTCTATGCTTTTGCCCATTATTTCTACTAAAAAAGACCTCAGACAACAGCCTTATTTTGTGCCTGGAGTCATTACCGTTATCTGGGTGGTTTTACTATTGAGTAGTCTGGGGAATGCCGTCTTATTTAACTTTCTGATTGCGCTTTTCTTGGGTTTTGGCGGTTTTTACTTCATTTATAAACTCTGTGGTAAACGAAAGCCTTGGTGGGTTTTACTAATTCCTGTGATGCTCACACCCATCCTATTATTTACCCCTCTATGGTCTCTGTTTATCTGGTTTTTTAGAGATTTACTACCCGGTAAAGCTTTACAAGAACATAGCGGCTTTCTCTCCACTTTCACCGCTCAATTTTTTGGAGCCGGTCTTGCCGAGGAATTGTTTAAAGCCCTGCCTTTATTTATTTTAATGGGCTTGAGTCAAAAGTTTAACTTACCTCGATTGGCGATCCAAGATCCTTTAGATGGGATTGTTTTAGGGGCGGCTTCGGGTTTAGGGTTTACTTTGTTGGAAACCTTGGGACAATATATTCCGGATGCCGTGCAGCAAGGTGGGGAATTGATCGGATTACAACTGCTAATTGTTCGTATCGTTGGCTCTGTGTTTGGTCACATGGCCTATAGCGGCTACTTTGGTTATTATATCGGTTTAAGTGTCATCAAACCTAGACGACGCTGGAAGATTTTAGCCACAGGCTATTTAATTGCCGCCACGACTCATGCCTTGTGGAACACCAGCGCCCTATTGGGGGTTTGGGCTTTAGGGTTGGTGGGAATTTTGGCTTTTTGTCTTCTAACCGGAGCTATTCTCAGAGCGCGAAAGATGGGCTAA
- a CDS encoding NAD(P)H dehydrogenase subunit NdhS, translated as MIFPGTTVKVINPDDTYYAFEGLVQRVSDNKAAVLFEGGNWDKLITFQLSELEEVEITGKKKK; from the coding sequence ATGATTTTCCCAGGAACGACTGTTAAAGTGATCAACCCCGACGATACATACTACGCTTTTGAAGGACTGGTACAGCGCGTCAGTGATAACAAAGCAGCAGTCTTGTTTGAAGGAGGCAATTGGGATAAGCTAATTACTTTTCAACTTTCCGAGTTAGAAGAAGTAGAAATTACTGGTAAAAAGAAAAAATAG
- a CDS encoding SDR family NAD(P)-dependent oxidoreductase, whose protein sequence is MSNAIEFKPINVLIIGASRGIGLGFVKQLLKNEEVEQIFATYRQETSADSLLSLKNEAESKLICLPLDITNEEEITEVVKQIQTRVNQLHLVINCVGILHEGSLQPSKSLRQVNSEKLSRYFQVNSIGSVLLAKHLVPLFRHHQPSVLASISAKLGSIGDNELGGWYGYRASKAALNMLMRTVAIEYKRINPQTRVITLHPGTTDTDLSKPFHKNIPPEKIFSVERTVKQLLTVINNLTENDSGHFFSWDGTRLPW, encoded by the coding sequence ATGTCTAATGCCATTGAATTTAAACCCATCAATGTTTTAATTATCGGAGCTTCTCGGGGAATAGGATTAGGCTTTGTCAAGCAATTACTTAAAAACGAAGAGGTAGAACAAATTTTTGCTACCTATCGTCAAGAAACTTCGGCTGATTCTTTATTGAGTTTGAAAAATGAAGCAGAAAGTAAGTTAATTTGTTTACCCTTAGATATTACTAACGAAGAAGAAATTACCGAAGTGGTAAAGCAAATTCAAACTCGAGTCAATCAGTTACACTTAGTCATTAACTGTGTAGGCATATTACATGAAGGCTCACTACAACCGTCAAAAAGCCTCCGACAAGTAAATTCAGAAAAATTAAGCCGCTATTTTCAGGTTAATAGTATAGGTTCGGTCTTACTGGCTAAACATTTAGTGCCTTTATTTCGTCATCATCAGCCAAGTGTGTTGGCGAGTATTTCTGCTAAGTTAGGCAGTATTGGCGATAATGAGCTTGGCGGCTGGTATGGTTATCGAGCTTCTAAAGCCGCTCTGAATATGTTGATGCGAACAGTGGCCATCGAATACAAAAGAATTAATCCTCAAACCCGAGTGATAACTTTACATCCCGGCACCACCGATACAGATTTATCTAAACCGTTTCATAAAAATATTCCGCCCGAAAAAATCTTTTCCGTAGAGCGTACTGTCAAGCAATTACTAACTGTAATTAACAATTTAACCGAAAATGATAGCGGACATTTTTTTTCTTGGGATGGAACCCGTTTACCTTGGTAA
- a CDS encoding HAS-barrel domain-containing protein codes for MRLPLPQFAIDNRHPEHIAEVIETATTQFLAQCLEPEELNFPQMPPFGSWVKSIDEESGNKILAVVTYVTTSPIDSIHRARALGLSLTELREQQPQIFAMLKTEFRAAIVGFETPLANGHGNGSRPGQIYQYIPPRPPQIHQAVYRCHPSEIVHFSEELDFLRTLLLVKDVPVEALVAASVREIYQLRQGDRQWLVQVGRQLNMLLKDDYDRLRYILTQIHW; via the coding sequence ATGCGCCTACCTCTGCCTCAATTTGCTATAGATAACCGTCACCCAGAACATATTGCTGAGGTGATAGAAACAGCAACGACTCAATTTTTAGCCCAATGTTTAGAACCCGAAGAATTAAATTTTCCACAGATGCCTCCTTTTGGAAGTTGGGTTAAATCTATCGATGAAGAATCGGGAAATAAAATTTTAGCAGTAGTAACTTATGTGACTACTTCTCCTATAGATTCTATCCATCGGGCCAGGGCTTTAGGCTTATCTTTAACTGAATTGAGGGAACAACAACCCCAAATTTTTGCCATGCTGAAAACGGAATTTCGGGCGGCTATCGTAGGGTTTGAAACCCCATTAGCCAATGGGCATGGAAATGGCAGTCGTCCTGGACAAATTTATCAATATATTCCCCCTCGTCCCCCCCAAATTCATCAAGCTGTGTATCGTTGTCATCCATCAGAAATTGTTCATTTTAGTGAAGAACTCGACTTTTTACGCACTCTTTTACTGGTAAAAGATGTACCTGTAGAGGCTTTAGTGGCTGCATCGGTTCGGGAAATTTATCAATTACGTCAAGGGGACCGGCAGTGGTTAGTTCAAGTGGGAAGACAATTAAATATGTTGTTAAAGGATGATTATGATCGTTTACGCTATATTTTAACTCAAATTCATTGGTAA